A genomic stretch from Sphingomonas faeni includes:
- a CDS encoding glycosyltransferase, with translation MSLLSEPPTARHILTYARDLRGGGVERAQLRLARGWLAAGRRVTLAIEDISGPLAAELPAGLEIVAPSRLLALPGVVRRFSPDVIFCPGNFYTGIAAWTRLQLGKTCPPIVAKMSNAPARGDHGWAMHAAHQLWLARHRSFLDHLVAMTPATAEEAARATRMVGRTSVIPNPPALPIAGALPDLPARFILGVGRLEPQKRWDRLIAALPLLADRTVPLVILGEGSERDAIEAQIRALGLEGRVLLLGHSGDPLPAMARATVLALTSDYEGVPGVLREALSVGTPVVSTDSSAAVAEIVDRPDRGTVIARDDAEALVEALNAWLAPTGQRPEPVPQPGADSAERYLALFDQLVRR, from the coding sequence ATGTCACTCCTGAGCGAACCACCGACCGCGCGGCACATCCTGACCTATGCCAGGGATTTGCGCGGCGGCGGGGTCGAACGCGCACAACTGCGCCTCGCGCGCGGCTGGTTGGCGGCGGGGCGGCGCGTGACGCTGGCGATCGAGGATATTTCTGGGCCGCTGGCGGCGGAACTGCCGGCTGGGCTGGAGATCGTCGCGCCGTCGCGGTTGCTGGCGTTGCCGGGGGTGGTTCGGCGTTTTTCGCCGGATGTGATCTTCTGCCCGGGTAATTTCTATACCGGGATTGCGGCCTGGACCCGGCTGCAGCTTGGGAAGACCTGTCCGCCGATCGTCGCCAAGATGTCCAACGCGCCTGCGCGCGGCGATCATGGCTGGGCGATGCACGCTGCGCATCAGCTTTGGCTGGCGCGGCACAGGAGTTTTCTCGATCACTTGGTGGCGATGACTCCGGCCACTGCGGAGGAGGCTGCGCGGGCGACGCGGATGGTCGGGCGGACAAGCGTCATCCCGAACCCGCCGGCGTTGCCGATTGCGGGCGCACTGCCCGATCTGCCCGCGCGTTTCATTCTCGGCGTCGGTCGGCTCGAACCGCAGAAGCGCTGGGACCGGCTGATCGCCGCGCTGCCGCTGTTGGCGGACCGGACGGTACCGCTGGTGATCCTTGGCGAAGGGAGTGAGCGGGACGCGATCGAGGCTCAGATCCGGGCACTGGGTTTGGAGGGTCGCGTCCTCCTGCTCGGCCATAGCGGCGATCCCCTCCCGGCGATGGCCCGCGCGACCGTGCTGGCGCTGACCTCCGATTACGAAGGGGTGCCGGGGGTGTTGCGCGAGGCGCTGTCGGTCGGGACGCCGGTGGTCTCGACCGATTCGAGCGCGGCGGTCGCGGAGATTGTAGACCGGCCTGACCGCGGCACGGTCATCGCGAGAGACGATGCCGAGGCGTTGGTCGAAGCGCTGAACGCGTGGCTAGCGCCGACTGGGCAGCGGCCGGAGCCGGTCCCGCAGCCGGGTGCGGACTCGGCGGAGCGCTACCTTGCGCTCTTCGACCAGTTGGTAAGGCGGTAG